The following coding sequences lie in one Polyodon spathula isolate WHYD16114869_AA chromosome 15, ASM1765450v1, whole genome shotgun sequence genomic window:
- the LOC121327692 gene encoding membrane transport protein XK-like, whose translation MRFPSSIFVSVSLFIAETTAALYLSSTYRSGGDKIWQGLTLLFALVPSVLVQFTLTFIHRDLSRDRPLVLLLHILQLGPFVRCLEAFFIYGYASSIEEPYVSITRKRQIPKDGLSEEIEKEVGQAEGKLFTHRAAFARTSVIQAFLGSAPQLTLQLYICVLQQYISVGRGTLMIISLLSIVYGALRCNILAIKIKYDDYEVEVKPAAYLCIFLWRSFEIASRVVVLVLFSSVLQIWVLPVVLLNFFIFFFYPWILFWQSKSPFPENIEKTLTRVGTTIVLCLLTFLYAGINMFCWSAVQLKLSDPDLINKSQNWYRMAVYYMLRFVENATLILLWYVFQTDVYQYVCTPLLVLQLLIGYSIAIFFMLVFYQFCHPCKKLFSSSITQGLWACSHIFCLLCKRPKPQLPPSSTADFANDTLNESQNGKTSQSLSVNP comes from the exons ATGCGATTTCCGAGCTCCATCTTTGTGTCTGTCTCCCTCTTTATTGCAGAGACGACAGCAGCCTTGTACCTGAGCAGCACGTACAGATCTGGGGGGGACAAGATCTGGCAGGGGTTGACTCTCCTCTTCGCTCTGGTGCCATCCGTGCTGGTACAGTTCACCCTAACGTTCATTCACAGGGACTTGAGCAGGGATAGACCACTCGTTCTACTTCTGCATATTTTGCAGCTGGGACCTTTCGTCAG ATGTTTGGAAGCTTTTTTCATCTACGGCTATGCTAGTAGTATTGAAGAGCCATATGTCAGTATTACAAGGAAAAGGCAGATACCCAAGGATGGCCTTTCAGAAGAGATTGAAAAAGAAGTGGGTCAGGCAGAGGGCAAGCTGTTCACACATCGGGCTGCTTTTGCCAGGACGTCAGTGATCCAAGCCTTCCTGGGGTCTGCTCCCCAGCTTACTCTTCAGCTCTACATCTGTGTGCTGCAGCAGTACATTTCAGTCGGACGAG GTACTCTGATGATCATTTCCCTGCTGTCGATAGTGTATGGTGCCCTGCGTTGCAACATTCTTGCCATAAAGATCAAATACGACGATTATGAAGTCGAGGTGAAGCCAGCAGCGTATCTGTGCATATTCCTGTGGAGAAGTTTTGAGATTGCCTCCAGAGTTGTGGTCCTGGTCCTGTTCAGTTCAGTACTCCAGATATGGGTCCTCCCGGTGGTGCTCTTGaacttcttcatcttcttcttctaTCCTTGGATACTGTTCTGGCAGAGTAAATCCCCTTTCCCGGAAAACATTGAGAAAACACTGACAAGAGTGGGCACCACCATCGTGCTGTGTCTTCTTACGTTTCTCTACGCCGGAATCAACATGTTTTGCTGGTCAGCAGTCCAGCTGAAACTCAGTGACCCTGATTTAATCAACAAGTCCCAGAACTGGTACCGGATGGCTGTGTATTACATGCTGAGGTTTGTAGAGAACGCCACTCTCATTCTGCTGTGGTATGTATTTCAGACTGACGTCTACCAGTACGTATGCACTCCTTTGCTTGTTCTGCAGCTGCTGATTGGATACTCCATAGCCATCTTTTTCATGCTTGTGTTCTACCAGTTCTGCCACCCCTGTAAAAAGCTGTTCTCCTCCAGCATTACACAAGGACTGTGGGCATGCTCTCACATCTTTTGCCTGCTCTGCAAGCGGCCCAAGCCACAGCTGCCGCCATCCAGCACTGCTGACTTTGCAAACGATACACTGAATGAGTCCCAGAATGGGAAAACCAGCCAGAGCTTGTCTGTTAATCCTTAA
- the LOC121328046 gene encoding ankyrin repeat and SOCS box protein 11-like isoform X7 encodes MLCWETSEMLTEITLSKEYWANHHHIYGGYICNTLMSGSWADRSPLHEAAFHGRLLSLKTLIAQGFNLNITTIDRVSPLHEACLGGHVACAKVLLENGANVNSVTVEGITPLYNACCSGSAACVNVLLEYGARSQPECQLPSPVHEATKRGHRECMEILLANGVNIDQEAPHLGTPLYVACTCQKTDCVKKLLELGANVDLGRLQDTPLHAAARKTSTKVVELLIDYGADVKCRNVEGKRPVELAAPNSTMERALLQREGPAALTQLCRLCIRKHLGRSRLHKVSRLELPGRLKGFLLYKIC; translated from the exons ATGCTTTGCTGGGAAACATCAGAAATGCTCACAGAAATCACACTCTCAAAGGAATACTGGGCCAACCATCATCACATATATGGAGGGTATATTTGTAACACTTTAATGAGTG GCTCCTGGGCAGACAGATCCCCACTTCATGAGGCTGCATTTCATGGCAGACTTTTATCACTCAAGACCCTGATTGCACAG ggttttaaTTTGAACATCACCACCATAGATAGAGTCTCTCCTCTTCACGAAGCCTGCTTGGGAGGCCATGTTGCCTGTGCAAAGGTTTTATTGGAAAATGGGGCTAAT GTAAATTCAGTCACAGTTGAAGGCATCACTCCTTTGTACAATGCCTGCTGTAGCGGCAGTGCTGCCTGTGTGAATGTTTTACTGGAGTACGGAGCCAGATCCCAGCCTGAATGCCAGCTTCCTTCCCCAGTACATGAAGCAACAAAGAGAG GTCATAGAGAATGCATGGAGATTCTGCTTGCTAATGGGGTAAATATAGACCAAGAAGCTCCCCACCTTGGAACCCCACTTTATGTGGCCTGTACCTGTCAGAAAACAGACTGTGTGAAGAAGCTTCTAGAGTTAG GAGCCAATGTGGACCTGGGCAGATTGCAGGACACTCCTCTTCACGCAGCAGCcagaaaaacaagcacaaaagtAGTGGAGTTGCTAATAGATTACGGGGCGGATGTGAAATGCAGAAATGTTGAAGGGAAGAGGCCGGTGGAACTCGCTGCCCCAAACAGCACGATGGAAAGAGCGCTTTTACAACGAGAAG GTCCTGCTGCTCTGACGCAGCTTTGTCGACTTTGCATACGGAAACATTTGGGTCGATCACGACTTCACAAAGTTTCCAGGTTAGAGCTTCCAGGACGATTGAAAGGATTTCTTCTCTACAA AATTTGTTGA
- the LOC121328046 gene encoding ankyrin repeat and SOCS box protein 11-like isoform X8: protein MTCTGITSAIHFKGGFNLNITTIDRVSPLHEACLGGHVACAKVLLENGANVNSVTVEGITPLYNACCSGSAACVNVLLEYGARSQPECQLPSPVHEATKRGHRECMEILLANGVNIDQEAPHLGTPLYVACTCQKTDCVKKLLELGANVDLGRLQDTPLHAAARKTSTKVVELLIDYGADVKCRNVEGKRPVELAAPNSTMERALLQREGPAALTQLCRLCIRKHLGRSRLHKVSRLELPGRLKGFLLYKIC, encoded by the exons ggttttaaTTTGAACATCACCACCATAGATAGAGTCTCTCCTCTTCACGAAGCCTGCTTGGGAGGCCATGTTGCCTGTGCAAAGGTTTTATTGGAAAATGGGGCTAAT GTAAATTCAGTCACAGTTGAAGGCATCACTCCTTTGTACAATGCCTGCTGTAGCGGCAGTGCTGCCTGTGTGAATGTTTTACTGGAGTACGGAGCCAGATCCCAGCCTGAATGCCAGCTTCCTTCCCCAGTACATGAAGCAACAAAGAGAG GTCATAGAGAATGCATGGAGATTCTGCTTGCTAATGGGGTAAATATAGACCAAGAAGCTCCCCACCTTGGAACCCCACTTTATGTGGCCTGTACCTGTCAGAAAACAGACTGTGTGAAGAAGCTTCTAGAGTTAG GAGCCAATGTGGACCTGGGCAGATTGCAGGACACTCCTCTTCACGCAGCAGCcagaaaaacaagcacaaaagtAGTGGAGTTGCTAATAGATTACGGGGCGGATGTGAAATGCAGAAATGTTGAAGGGAAGAGGCCGGTGGAACTCGCTGCCCCAAACAGCACGATGGAAAGAGCGCTTTTACAACGAGAAG GTCCTGCTGCTCTGACGCAGCTTTGTCGACTTTGCATACGGAAACATTTGGGTCGATCACGACTTCACAAAGTTTCCAGGTTAGAGCTTCCAGGACGATTGAAAGGATTTCTTCTCTACAA AATTTGTTGA